One Mycobacterium marseillense DNA window includes the following coding sequences:
- a CDS encoding dihydrodipicolinate reductase has product MTTHRVVVWATGGIGSIAIRALSRRPNLELAGVWVHSDDKVGKDAGELAGGEPIGLAATNDADGLIALKPDCVIYAASGPERDALAIPDYVKLLEAGINVVTTSTTRLVNPHAYEPAEWRDQLDAAAKRGQASLYASGIEPGFAADYLPLVLSTQSSVIEKIHSFEIGLYDDYGVPDIMSDALGFGRPLDYQPWISYPGAIAGEWQGQIRLIADALGVEVQEVRESFDRAVTNRTLEVAMGTVEAGTCGALRMQAIGVVDGREAIVIEHVTRLAHDVAPDWPTGIGDLSYRVVITGDPDLDCTLAATLRDPGRAGIASMTSGAGAMVATAMRVVNAVPYVVAAEPGLLSSVDLPLTIPQHAFAT; this is encoded by the coding sequence ATGACAACTCATCGCGTGGTGGTGTGGGCGACCGGCGGCATCGGCTCGATCGCCATCCGCGCCCTGTCGCGGCGCCCCAATCTGGAACTGGCCGGCGTCTGGGTGCACTCGGACGACAAGGTCGGCAAGGACGCGGGCGAACTGGCCGGCGGCGAGCCGATCGGCCTAGCGGCCACCAACGACGCCGACGGGCTGATCGCACTGAAGCCCGACTGCGTCATCTACGCGGCCAGCGGCCCGGAGCGCGACGCGCTGGCCATCCCGGACTACGTCAAGCTGCTCGAAGCCGGGATCAACGTCGTCACGACCAGCACCACGCGGCTGGTCAACCCGCACGCCTACGAACCCGCGGAGTGGCGCGACCAACTGGACGCCGCCGCCAAACGGGGCCAGGCGTCGCTGTACGCGTCGGGGATTGAGCCGGGCTTCGCCGCCGACTACCTGCCCCTGGTGCTGTCCACCCAGTCGTCAGTCATCGAAAAGATCCACTCGTTCGAGATCGGCCTCTACGACGACTACGGCGTTCCCGACATCATGAGCGACGCGCTGGGTTTCGGCCGCCCGCTCGACTACCAACCCTGGATCAGCTATCCCGGCGCGATCGCCGGCGAATGGCAGGGCCAGATCCGCTTGATCGCCGACGCCCTGGGGGTCGAAGTCCAGGAGGTCCGCGAGAGTTTCGATCGCGCCGTCACCAACCGGACGCTGGAAGTCGCGATGGGCACCGTCGAGGCCGGAACCTGTGGCGCTCTGCGGATGCAGGCGATCGGGGTGGTCGACGGCCGCGAGGCCATCGTCATCGAGCACGTCACCCGCCTCGCCCACGACGTCGCCCCCGACTGGCCCACCGGGATCGGCGATCTGTCCTATCGCGTCGTGATCACCGGCGACCCCGACCTCGACTGCACCCTGGCGGCCACGCTGCGGGATCCCGGCCGGGCCGGGATCGCCAGCATGACCTCGGGGGCGGGCGCCATGGTCGCCACCGCGATGCGCGTCGTCAACGCCGTGCCGTATGTGGTTGCCGCGGAACCGGGATTGCTCAGCTCGGTCGACCTGCCGTTGACGATTCCGCAGCACGCGTTCGCCACATAA